In Nicotiana tabacum cultivar K326 chromosome 21, ASM71507v2, whole genome shotgun sequence, one DNA window encodes the following:
- the LOC107776077 gene encoding uncharacterized protein LOC107776077 gives MEVSNLSSEVAAFGRMVMESVVEAVFAETLLAAQRSVASLLIVAETMLKDANALPELIGTEKRFPFEELHKMEKAGIENKDGSDTEDDEDDDGDADDQDDDDADDEDFSGEEGGDDEEEGDPKENPAANGDEGSDDEDDEDDEDDEDGDDDDEEEEDEDEDVDEEDQPPAKKKK, from the exons ATGGAGGTCAGTAATTTGAGCTCTGAAGTAGCTGCTTTTGGGAGAATGGTGATGGAGTCTGTTGTTGAAGCTGTATTTGCTGAGACCCTTTTGGCTGCTCAAAGATCTGTTGCTTCTTTGCTCATTGTG GCAGAAACTATGCTCAAGGATGCTAATGCATTGCCAGAGTTGATAGGCACTGAGAAAAG GTTTCCATTCGAAGAGCTCCATAAAATGGAAAAAGCTGGAATTGAGAACAAAGATGGCAGTGACACAgaggacgatgaggatgatgatggAGATGCTGATGATCAGGACGACGATGATGCTGACGATGAAGACTTTTCAGGCGAAGAAGGGGGAGATGATGAGGAAGAAGGGGATCCCAAAGAGAATCCAGCGGCTAATGGCGACGAAGGCAGCGATGACGAAGacgatgaagatgatgaagacgatgaggacggggatgatgatgatgaggaagagGAAGACGAGGACGAGGACGTGGACGAGGAGGATCAACCACCTGCCAAGAAGAAAAAATGA